The following are from one region of the Sciurus carolinensis chromosome 5, mSciCar1.2, whole genome shotgun sequence genome:
- the Nanos1 gene encoding nanos homolog 1: protein MEAFPWAPRSPRRGRAPAPMALVPSARYVSTQGQAHPQPFSSWNDYLGLATLITKAVDGEPRFGCARGEDGGGGSPPSSSSSSCCSPHAGAGPGALGPALGPPDYDEDDDDDSDEPGSRGRYLGGALELRALELCAGPAEASLLEERFAELSPFAGRAAAVLLGCAPAAAATPEVTPREERAPAWAAEPRLHATSGTAAARLLKPELQVCVFCRNNKEAVALYTTHILKGPDGRVLCPVLRRYTCPLCGASGDNAHTIKYCPLSKVPAPPAARPPPRGARDSLPGKKLR, encoded by the coding sequence ATGGAGGCTTTTCCCTGGGCGCCCCGCTCGCCCCGCCGCGGCCGCGCCCCCGCGCCCATGGCGCTCGTGCCCAGCGCCCGCTACGTGAGCACCCAGGGCCAGGCGCACCCGCAGCCCTTCAGCTCCTGGAACGACTACCTGGGGCTCGCCACGCTCATCACCAAGGCGGTGGACGGCGAACCGCGCTTCGGCTGCGCCCGAGGCGAGGACGGTGGCGGCGGCTCCCCGCCCTCTTCGTCGTCCTCGTCCTGTTGCTCCCCCCACGCGGGGGCTGGGCCCGGAGCGCTGGGGCCGGCGCTGGGGCCGCCCGACTACGACGAGGACGACGACGACGACAGCGACGAGCCGGGGTCCCGGGGCCGCTACCTGGGGGGCGCGCTGGAGCTGCGCGCGCTGGAGCTGTGCGCAGGCCCCGCCGAGGCTAGTCTGCTGGAGGAGCGCTTCGCCGAGCTGAGCCCGTTTGCAGGTCGCGCCGCCGCGGTGCTGCTGGGCTgcgcgcccgccgccgccgccaccccCGAAGTGACGCCGCGAGAGGAGCGGGCCCCGGCGTGGGCGGCCGAGCCCCGACTGCACGCTACCTCGGGGACGGCCGCCGCCCGGCTGCTCAAGCCCGAGCTGCAGGTGTGCGTGTTCTGCCGGAACAACAAGGAGGCGGTGGCTCTCTACACCACCCACATCCTGAAGGGCCCCGACGGGCGAGTGCTGTGCCCGGTGCTGCGTCGCTACACGTGCCCCCTGTGCGGCGCCAGCGGCGACAACGCGCACACCATCAAGTACTGCCCTCTCTCCAAAGTGCCGGCGCCGCCCGCCGCGCGCCCGCCGCCGCGCGGCGCCAGGGACAGCCTGCCAGGCAAGAAGCTGCGCTGA